A genomic region of Friedmanniella luteola contains the following coding sequences:
- a CDS encoding MFS transporter, producing the protein MVSAPTTEPVTPQRGGLHRVLVTLCVTETTSWGILYYAFPVLAGRISADTGWSLTRLTAAFSLGLVVSAVLGIGVGRWLDRHGPRWLMTLGSALAAVSVVGVALAPSFGWFVTAWAVSGVAMSAVLYPPAFAALTRWYGDRRVHALTILTLAAGLASTIFAPVTAGLASRLDWRSTYLALAGLLAVVTVPAHGWGLRLAWPPRPPAAVSATAHAHAPRRVLRSRAFLTLVVSFGLTSLTSYVVVVNLVPLLGERGIGPGTAAVVLGVGGVGQVLGRLSHAPLARRLGVRARTLVVLGTVALTTGLLGVLSWLPSLIASAVAAGMVRGIVTLLQATAVTDRWGARDYGTLSGVLAAPLTLTTAVAPFLGAALAVLLGSYAAMLLAMAGVGLAAAALSLGSVPPARPTRPPHP; encoded by the coding sequence ATGGTCTCCGCCCCGACCACGGAGCCCGTCACGCCGCAGCGTGGCGGGCTCCACCGGGTCCTGGTCACCTTGTGCGTCACCGAGACCACCAGCTGGGGCATCCTCTACTACGCCTTCCCGGTCCTCGCGGGACGGATCAGCGCTGACACCGGCTGGTCGCTGACCCGGCTGACCGCCGCGTTCTCCCTCGGGCTGGTCGTCTCCGCCGTCCTCGGGATCGGCGTCGGACGCTGGCTGGACCGGCACGGCCCGCGGTGGCTGATGACCCTCGGCTCTGCGCTGGCCGCCGTCTCCGTCGTCGGGGTGGCGCTGGCGCCGTCGTTCGGCTGGTTCGTCACCGCGTGGGCGGTGTCGGGGGTGGCGATGAGCGCGGTGCTCTACCCGCCGGCCTTCGCCGCCCTCACCCGCTGGTACGGCGACCGGCGCGTCCACGCCCTCACGATCTTGACGCTGGCGGCCGGGCTGGCCAGCACGATCTTCGCCCCCGTCACCGCCGGGCTCGCCTCGCGGCTGGACTGGCGGAGCACCTACCTGGCGCTGGCCGGCCTGCTGGCGGTGGTCACCGTGCCGGCGCACGGGTGGGGACTCCGGCTCGCGTGGCCGCCGCGACCACCCGCGGCGGTGTCGGCGACCGCGCACGCGCACGCGCCCCGGCGGGTGCTCCGCAGCCGGGCCTTCCTCACGCTGGTGGTGTCGTTCGGCCTGACGTCGCTGACCTCCTACGTGGTGGTCGTGAACCTGGTGCCGCTGCTCGGTGAGCGTGGGATCGGGCCGGGGACCGCGGCCGTCGTCCTGGGGGTCGGTGGCGTCGGACAGGTGCTGGGCCGGCTCAGCCACGCCCCCCTCGCTCGCCGCCTCGGTGTCCGCGCCCGCACGCTCGTGGTGCTCGGGACGGTCGCCCTGACGACCGGGCTGCTCGGGGTGCTCAGCTGGCTGCCGTCGCTGATCGCGTCCGCGGTCGCGGCCGGCATGGTCCGGGGCATCGTCACCCTGCTGCAGGCGACCGCGGTCACCGACCGGTGGGGAGCGCGCGACTACGGCACGCTGAGCGGCGTCCTCGCCGCTCCGCTCACCCTCACCACCGCCGTCGCCCCGTTCCTCGGCGCCGCGCTGGCCGTCCTGCTGGGCAGCTACGCCGCCATGCTCCTCGCCATGGCCGGGGTCGGGCTGGCCGCTGCGGCGCTGAGTCTCGGGTCCGTCCCCCCAGCCCGACCGACGCGACCACCACACCCCTGA
- a CDS encoding arsenate reductase ArsC has protein sequence MSERPSVLFVCVHNAGRSQMAAAFLAHLSGGRVDVRSAGSEPADQVNPAAVAAMAELGIDITAEKPKVLTDQAVIASDVVITMGCGDTCPFYPGKRYEDWVLDDPAGRGVDAVRPIRDEIRRRVESLVAELLPATAG, from the coding sequence ATGAGTGAGCGTCCCAGCGTCCTGTTCGTGTGCGTCCACAACGCCGGCCGGTCCCAGATGGCCGCCGCGTTCCTCGCCCACCTCTCCGGAGGCCGCGTGGACGTGCGGTCGGCCGGCTCCGAGCCGGCCGACCAGGTCAACCCGGCCGCTGTCGCCGCGATGGCCGAGCTGGGCATCGACATCACGGCCGAGAAGCCGAAGGTCCTGACCGACCAGGCCGTCATCGCCTCGGACGTCGTGATCACCATGGGCTGCGGCGACACCTGCCCGTTCTACCCGGGCAAGCGGTACGAGGACTGGGTGCTCGACGACCCGGCCGGCCGGGGTGTCGACGCCGTCCGGCCCATCCGGGACGAGATCCGCCGCCGGGTCGAGTCCCTCGTCGCCGAGCTCCTCCCGGCCACGGCGGGCTGA
- the arsB gene encoding ACR3 family arsenite efflux transporter translates to MSAPTSELATGAQETPARLSTTDRFLPVWIIAAMALGLLLGRFVPGLDQALEAVKVGSVSLPIAVGLLVMMYPVLAKVRYDETHRVLADRRLLVTSLVINWVLAPAFMFVLAWVFLADLPEYRTGLIIVGLARCIAMVLIWNDLACGDREAAAVLVAINSVFQVVAFGALGWFYLQLLPSWLGLPTTSAEFSVWSITVSVLIFLGLPLVAGFLTRTLGERRLGRDGYEARVLPRIGPWALYGLLFTIVILFALQGDSIASEPLDVARIALPLLVYFAVVFTASLLIGRALRMGYPRATTLAFTAAGNNFELAIAVAIATFGVTSGQALAGVVGPLVEVPALVALVYASLWARQHLFPEPAAPDERAAPTGGARR, encoded by the coding sequence ATGAGCGCCCCCACCTCCGAGCTGGCCACCGGCGCGCAGGAGACCCCCGCCCGGCTCTCCACGACGGACCGGTTCCTGCCCGTCTGGATCATCGCCGCGATGGCCCTCGGGCTGCTGCTGGGCCGTTTCGTCCCCGGCCTCGACCAGGCGTTGGAGGCCGTGAAGGTCGGATCGGTGTCCCTGCCGATCGCGGTGGGGCTGCTGGTGATGATGTACCCGGTGCTGGCGAAGGTCCGCTACGACGAGACCCACCGGGTGCTCGCCGACCGTCGCCTGCTGGTCACCTCGCTGGTCATCAACTGGGTGCTGGCGCCGGCCTTCATGTTCGTGCTGGCGTGGGTGTTCCTGGCCGACCTGCCCGAGTACCGCACCGGGCTGATCATCGTGGGCCTGGCCCGCTGCATCGCCATGGTGCTGATCTGGAACGACCTCGCCTGCGGCGACCGGGAGGCTGCCGCGGTGCTGGTGGCGATCAACTCGGTGTTCCAGGTCGTGGCCTTCGGTGCGCTGGGCTGGTTCTACCTGCAGCTGCTGCCGTCCTGGCTGGGCCTGCCCACCACGTCGGCGGAGTTCTCGGTGTGGTCGATCACCGTGAGCGTGCTGATCTTCCTCGGCCTCCCGCTGGTCGCCGGGTTCCTCACCCGGACGCTGGGGGAGCGGCGGCTGGGCCGGGACGGGTACGAGGCCCGGGTGCTGCCCCGGATCGGGCCCTGGGCGCTGTACGGCCTGCTGTTCACGATCGTGATCCTGTTCGCTCTGCAGGGCGACTCGATCGCCTCCGAGCCGCTCGACGTGGCCCGGATCGCGCTGCCCCTGCTGGTCTACTTCGCCGTCGTCTTCACCGCCAGCCTGCTGATCGGCCGGGCGCTGAGGATGGGCTACCCGCGCGCCACCACGCTGGCCTTCACCGCCGCCGGCAACAACTTCGAGCTCGCCATCGCCGTGGCCATCGCCACCTTCGGGGTCACCTCCGGCCAGGCCCTGGCCGGCGTCGTCGGCCCGCTGGTCGAGGTCCCCGCCCTGGTCGCCCTGGTCTACGCCAGCCTGTGGGCGCGTCAGCACCTGTTCCCTGAACCCGCCGCCCCGGACGAGCGGGCGGCACCGACTGGAGGAGCACGCCGATGA
- a CDS encoding ArsR/SmtB family transcription factor, protein MSNSAVLSPVEAVACCSPLSREPISQSRAEQIAPLLKALADPVRLRLLSIVASHEGGEACVCDLTDCFALSQPTISHHLKVLHDAGLLDREKRATWVYYRARPAALTDLAALITPAAGSATSRSC, encoded by the coding sequence GTGTCCAACTCTGCCGTCCTCAGCCCGGTCGAGGCGGTGGCGTGCTGTTCGCCGTTGTCGCGGGAGCCGATCAGCCAGTCCCGGGCCGAGCAGATCGCGCCGCTGCTGAAGGCGCTCGCGGACCCGGTGCGCCTGCGGTTGCTGTCGATCGTGGCCTCCCACGAGGGTGGTGAGGCCTGCGTGTGCGACCTGACCGACTGCTTCGCGCTGTCGCAGCCGACGATCAGCCACCACCTCAAGGTGCTGCACGACGCCGGGTTGCTGGACCGCGAGAAGCGCGCGACGTGGGTGTACTACCGCGCCCGGCCCGCTGCCCTGACCGACCTGGCCGCCCTGATCACCCCGGCCGCCGGGTCAGCCACGTCGAGGAGCTGCTGA
- a CDS encoding GAF and ANTAR domain-containing protein — MTRTDGADAPTVDPGPQPAPLPWSGRAEQDGEAVDLEASVAALSRLAAGRLGLEELLREVATFAVHAIPGADGAGLTLLQDDRSDTVVTTTDLVRQVDEIQYSLGQGPCITAAQEGETVLSGSLGADPRWRRFGGSVARLGVHSALSLPLITPDGVVGAINVYALAKNAFDVRAATLGELFAVPAAIAVQNAQVLDRTRRLAAQLEHAVQNRGAIDRAVGIIISRAGVGPDEALARLRRLSQMEHRKLADVADSVVDEAAARARARARYNL, encoded by the coding sequence ATGACCCGCACCGATGGTGCCGACGCTCCCACCGTCGACCCCGGCCCGCAGCCCGCACCCCTGCCCTGGTCCGGGCGGGCGGAGCAGGACGGGGAGGCCGTGGACCTTGAGGCCAGTGTGGCGGCGCTGTCGCGGCTGGCCGCCGGTCGGCTGGGGCTGGAGGAGCTGCTGCGGGAGGTCGCGACCTTCGCCGTCCACGCCATCCCCGGCGCCGACGGGGCGGGGCTCACCCTGCTGCAGGACGACCGCTCCGACACCGTCGTCACCACCACCGACCTCGTCCGGCAGGTGGACGAGATCCAGTACAGCCTGGGTCAGGGGCCCTGCATCACCGCCGCCCAGGAGGGCGAGACCGTGCTGTCCGGCTCCCTCGGCGCCGACCCGCGCTGGCGCCGGTTCGGTGGCAGCGTCGCCAGGCTCGGGGTCCACAGCGCTCTCTCCCTGCCGCTGATCACTCCCGACGGGGTGGTCGGAGCCATCAATGTCTACGCCCTGGCCAAGAACGCCTTCGACGTCCGCGCGGCCACCCTCGGCGAGCTGTTCGCCGTCCCGGCGGCGATCGCGGTCCAGAACGCGCAGGTCCTCGACCGGACCCGGCGGCTGGCCGCCCAGCTCGAGCACGCCGTCCAGAACCGCGGCGCCATCGACCGCGCGGTCGGCATCATCATCAGCCGCGCCGGCGTCGGCCCGGACGAGGCCCTCGCCCGCCTGCGCCGACTCAGCCAGATGGAGCACCGCAAGCTCGCCGACGTCGCCGACAGCGTCGTCGACGAAGCGGCTGCCCGCGCCCGCGCCCGCGCGCGCTACAACCTCTGA
- a CDS encoding Crp/Fnr family transcriptional regulator, translated as MPDLEEAAAVAAARTTAGAPSLDLARRNRLLNELSDADLTELLREATAPTLDLGTVLYEPGRPVTAVHFPLTGVISLVTDLGDLVVEAATVGNEGMSGISVFLGAQAPTERANVQVGGRAIAIGADAFDRGAASVDGPLYAIMRRYTQILFTQLARNTACNRVHTVEQRAARWLLATADRMDTPTFGLTQHFLAQMLAVRRASVSRIASTFAAQGCIRYTRGTLTILDRAQLRTHACSCYQAVRDATDRALAAGSTPAS; from the coding sequence ATGCCTGACCTCGAGGAAGCCGCCGCTGTCGCAGCGGCGAGGACGACCGCCGGTGCGCCCAGCCTGGACCTGGCTCGGCGCAACCGCTTGTTGAACGAGCTCTCCGACGCCGACCTCACCGAGCTGCTGCGGGAGGCGACCGCGCCCACGCTCGACCTGGGCACGGTGCTGTACGAGCCCGGCCGGCCGGTCACCGCGGTCCACTTCCCGCTGACCGGGGTCATCTCCCTGGTCACCGATCTCGGGGACCTGGTGGTGGAGGCCGCCACCGTCGGGAACGAGGGCATGTCGGGGATCTCGGTGTTCCTGGGGGCCCAGGCGCCCACCGAGCGCGCCAACGTCCAGGTCGGCGGCCGCGCCATCGCCATCGGCGCCGACGCGTTCGACCGCGGCGCCGCGTCCGTCGACGGCCCCCTGTACGCGATCATGCGCCGCTACACCCAGATCCTGTTCACCCAGCTGGCCCGGAACACCGCCTGCAACCGGGTCCACACCGTCGAGCAGCGCGCCGCCCGATGGCTGCTCGCCACCGCCGACCGGATGGACACCCCGACCTTCGGCCTCACCCAGCACTTCCTGGCCCAGATGCTCGCCGTCCGCCGGGCCTCGGTGAGCAGGATCGCCAGCACCTTCGCCGCCCAGGGCTGCATCCGCTACACCCGCGGCACCCTGACCATCCTCGATCGCGCCCAGCTGCGGACCCACGCCTGCTCCTGCTACCAGGCCGTCCGCGACGCCACCGACCGTGCCCTCGCCGCCGGATCCACCCCCGCCTCCTGA
- a CDS encoding DinB family protein, translating to MDVAAVSQEMEEARVTFHALVRHATATDLRLRTAGTRWTNRQLLFHMVFGYLVVRTLRPFVRGFGRLPITWSRRFSAALHAVRRPYHLVNYLGSCVGGTLLSPSQSAALLDRAIAVLRHGLATETEQDLARRMAFPVSWDPYFRDTMSLLDVYHFGTQHFEHHRRQLTLDDQPR from the coding sequence ATGGACGTCGCCGCAGTCAGCCAGGAGATGGAAGAAGCGCGCGTCACCTTCCACGCACTCGTCCGGCACGCGACTGCGACCGACCTCCGGCTCCGCACCGCCGGCACCCGCTGGACGAACCGTCAGCTGCTGTTCCACATGGTGTTCGGCTACCTGGTCGTCCGCACCCTGCGACCCTTCGTGCGCGGCTTCGGCCGGCTCCCGATCACCTGGAGCCGCCGCTTCTCCGCCGCTCTGCACGCAGTGCGCCGGCCGTACCACCTGGTCAACTACCTGGGCTCGTGCGTCGGCGGCACCCTCCTGAGCCCGTCCCAGTCCGCTGCCCTGCTCGACCGGGCGATCGCCGTCCTGCGGCACGGCCTGGCGACGGAGACGGAGCAGGACCTGGCACGGCGCATGGCGTTCCCCGTCTCCTGGGACCCCTACTTCCGCGACACGATGAGCCTGCTCGACGTCTACCACTTCGGCACCCAGCACTTCGAGCACCACCGACGCCAGCTCACGCTCGACGACCAGCCGCGCTAG
- a CDS encoding TIR domain-containing protein, with amino-acid sequence MTQARTEADQRKVFVIHGRNEAARRGVFAFLRSLGLEPIEWSRAIAMTGKGSPYIGDVLNVAFGQAQAVVVLQTPDDVAHLHESLTFPGDADTSPQMQPRPNVLFEAGMALARDEDRTIIVELGQIRSFSDIHGRHVVRLNNSVERRQDLGTRLRTAGCLVNLDGTDWHTEGDLTPPATPGGGLPLGRKLPSSQTSGQPRLSVTLSKTNKSTQRMTLTNHGPGDVYDLDFELVDDREGTREWREEGFPVPKLPAGKSVSAARYLTLASSTPPYFTVLLTGRTADGVEVRQEEFVGE; translated from the coding sequence GTGACACAGGCACGAACCGAAGCGGACCAGCGCAAGGTTTTCGTGATTCACGGGAGAAACGAGGCTGCCCGGCGAGGAGTGTTCGCCTTTCTCCGCTCGCTCGGCCTGGAACCGATCGAGTGGTCTCGCGCAATCGCCATGACCGGTAAGGGCTCACCTTATATCGGTGACGTGCTCAATGTCGCGTTCGGGCAGGCACAGGCCGTCGTGGTTCTACAGACACCTGACGACGTCGCTCACCTTCACGAGTCCCTCACCTTTCCCGGCGATGCCGATACGAGTCCCCAGATGCAGCCTCGTCCCAATGTGCTTTTCGAGGCCGGGATGGCGCTAGCGCGCGATGAAGACCGCACCATTATCGTTGAACTCGGCCAGATTCGGAGCTTCAGCGACATCCACGGGCGTCACGTCGTGCGCCTCAACAACTCGGTCGAGCGGCGGCAAGACCTCGGAACCCGGCTACGCACAGCAGGGTGCCTAGTGAATCTCGACGGCACGGACTGGCACACCGAGGGCGATCTCACTCCTCCGGCGACCCCAGGAGGCGGTCTCCCGCTTGGCCGAAAACTTCCTTCCTCGCAGACCTCAGGTCAACCTCGTCTAAGCGTGACATTGAGCAAAACCAACAAAAGCACCCAGCGGATGACCCTCACGAATCATGGACCGGGCGACGTCTACGACTTGGACTTTGAGCTGGTCGACGATAGGGAGGGGACGCGCGAGTGGCGGGAAGAAGGCTTTCCCGTGCCGAAGCTGCCGGCCGGAAAATCAGTGAGTGCCGCTAGATACCTCACTCTTGCATCCAGCACGCCACCATATTTTACGGTCTTGCTGACCGGCAGAACGGCCGACGGCGTCGAAGTGCGGCAGGAGGAGTTTGTCGGTGAATGA
- a CDS encoding GAF and ANTAR domain-containing protein has protein sequence MDDERRVAASYDLAQTLSGLAQSLQAASDTAGMLDGLVAAAATHIPGVDEASISVVQARRLVVSEHPSSELAALVDAVQVEVGEGPCLDALHEERMAWVPDVAQETRWPQFAGRAAEVGVGSVMAFQLAVEGEVLGTLNLYACRPHAFGEESEQVGLLFASHAAVAMAAARDRDHLMESLASRDLVGQAKGILMERYKIGSVEAFALLVRVSQHTNTKLRNVAAELARTGQFGQLPDETSQAS, from the coding sequence ATGGACGACGAGCGGCGTGTGGCGGCTAGCTACGACCTGGCGCAGACGTTGAGCGGGTTGGCGCAGTCGTTGCAGGCCGCGTCAGACACGGCGGGGATGCTCGACGGTCTGGTCGCGGCTGCGGCGACCCACATCCCGGGTGTGGACGAGGCGTCGATCAGCGTGGTCCAGGCCCGTCGACTGGTGGTGTCTGAGCATCCGTCGAGTGAGCTGGCGGCGCTGGTCGACGCCGTGCAGGTCGAGGTGGGGGAGGGGCCCTGCCTGGACGCCCTGCACGAGGAGCGGATGGCGTGGGTGCCCGACGTTGCCCAGGAAACTCGGTGGCCGCAGTTTGCTGGCCGGGCTGCCGAGGTTGGGGTGGGCAGCGTGATGGCGTTCCAGCTGGCGGTGGAGGGTGAAGTTCTTGGCACGCTCAACCTCTACGCCTGCCGGCCGCACGCCTTCGGCGAGGAGTCGGAGCAGGTTGGGCTGCTGTTCGCCAGCCATGCCGCCGTAGCCATGGCCGCCGCCAGAGACCGCGACCACCTAATGGAGAGCCTGGCTTCCCGTGACCTCGTCGGGCAGGCCAAGGGAATCTTGATGGAGCGGTACAAGATCGGCTCAGTCGAGGCGTTCGCCTTACTGGTCCGGGTCAGTCAACACACCAACACCAAGCTCCGCAACGTGGCCGCCGAGCTCGCCCGCACCGGCCAGTTCGGGCAGTTACCCGACGAGACGTCCCAGGCTTCCTGA
- a CDS encoding helix-turn-helix domain-containing protein has translation MVSASIGERVAIARRRRGLSQAVLANLIGRSESWLSQVERGVRSVDRLPVLMDLAEVLHVEVEALLGRPWKFAPNGTSSPDELSEVRHYLNGYAHLFPFAEADVSLPDLKVAITDGHTDYQGARYARAATNLTGLLTAADVLDRRPQPHALDAIQIYVSGYLLAAKLLCKLGAAELAMLAADRAASAAMHGDSEADRLLTGYQVVAGLLRADQVEDAEALALRLVEPIAAPGIEDNPDLLSAAGSLWLLTAVIAARRTEKYEALRRLDQATVLAELLGRDANYGWTAFGPTNVAIHRVSVAAELGDPGEALAAAALVHLDQLPNGLTGRRAQLHVELAWANAQGKRDSEATLHLLEAEKIAPQLLRYNPLVREHIREMLARSKSSTTMLHDLAVRAGVLD, from the coding sequence ATGGTGAGCGCATCGATCGGTGAGCGGGTCGCTATTGCACGGCGACGGCGGGGCCTGAGCCAAGCTGTCCTCGCCAATTTGATTGGTCGATCGGAGTCCTGGCTCAGCCAGGTGGAGCGCGGGGTGCGCTCTGTTGATCGTCTGCCAGTCCTCATGGATCTGGCCGAGGTGCTTCATGTGGAAGTCGAGGCTCTGCTCGGCAGGCCTTGGAAGTTCGCTCCGAACGGCACGTCGTCGCCTGACGAGCTGTCGGAGGTCCGGCACTACCTGAACGGCTATGCCCATCTGTTCCCGTTCGCCGAAGCAGACGTGTCGTTGCCTGATCTGAAGGTTGCGATCACCGATGGGCACACCGACTACCAGGGCGCTCGGTACGCGCGTGCCGCCACCAACCTGACCGGCCTGTTGACTGCTGCTGATGTGCTTGATCGGCGCCCGCAGCCTCACGCTCTCGATGCGATCCAGATCTACGTATCCGGGTACCTCCTGGCGGCGAAGCTCCTTTGCAAGCTCGGTGCCGCGGAGTTGGCCATGCTGGCTGCAGATCGAGCTGCGTCTGCTGCGATGCATGGGGACTCAGAAGCCGATCGGCTCCTGACTGGGTACCAGGTGGTTGCCGGTCTGCTCAGGGCCGATCAGGTGGAGGATGCGGAGGCGCTGGCGCTGCGCTTGGTGGAGCCGATTGCTGCGCCGGGGATCGAGGACAACCCCGATCTGTTGTCGGCCGCCGGGTCACTCTGGTTGCTGACCGCGGTCATCGCCGCGCGCCGAACTGAGAAGTACGAGGCTCTGCGTCGACTCGACCAGGCGACCGTTCTCGCGGAACTGCTCGGCCGGGACGCGAACTACGGCTGGACTGCGTTTGGACCCACCAACGTGGCTATTCACCGGGTGTCGGTTGCGGCTGAGCTTGGCGACCCCGGCGAAGCTCTTGCAGCCGCCGCACTAGTGCATCTGGACCAGCTGCCGAATGGGTTGACCGGACGGCGGGCACAGTTGCACGTCGAGCTGGCTTGGGCGAACGCACAGGGCAAGCGCGACTCGGAGGCAACGTTGCACTTACTGGAAGCCGAGAAGATCGCCCCGCAACTGCTGCGGTACAACCCGCTGGTTCGGGAACACATTAGGGAGATGCTGGCTCGCTCCAAGAGCAGCACCACCATGCTTCATGACCTCGCCGTTCGCGCCGGCGTTCTCGATTAG
- a CDS encoding flavoprotein, translated as MVCAAPLARRAHDLAAHLTASGWDVTATTSVNAISWVDTGALAAVSRAVADRSPGTPRPRPASAVVLAPGTFNTLNKLRSGISDTPALGVLNDAIGQQLPLLVIPMISERLIDHPAWAETTTWLSHLNVTFLDPSTGRTGAIGPLRSGTGEEVTARFSPAWVTGWANGLPAAAR; from the coding sequence GTGGTCTGTGCGGCACCCCTGGCACGTCGGGCCCACGATCTCGCCGCACACCTGACGGCATCTGGCTGGGACGTCACTGCCACCACCTCGGTGAATGCGATCAGTTGGGTAGACACAGGCGCGCTGGCAGCCGTGAGCAGGGCAGTAGCAGACCGCTCACCTGGTACACCGCGTCCCCGACCCGCATCAGCGGTCGTTCTCGCGCCTGGCACCTTCAACACGCTGAACAAGCTGCGAAGTGGAATCTCAGACACTCCGGCGCTCGGCGTGCTCAACGATGCGATCGGGCAGCAGCTCCCCCTCTTGGTCATTCCGATGATCAGCGAACGTCTGATTGACCATCCGGCGTGGGCGGAGACGACCACATGGCTAAGCCACCTCAATGTGACGTTCCTAGACCCGTCGACCGGCAGAACCGGTGCGATCGGACCCCTCCGCTCCGGCACTGGCGAAGAAGTCACCGCCCGGTTCAGCCCCGCTTGGGTAACTGGTTGGGCGAATGGTCTGCCGGCAGCAGCCCGCTAG
- a CDS encoding FtsK/SpoIIIE domain-containing protein, which yields MRTPAVRVSAGLVASGWLLRRLWRLVVVTAATPAALGGLVLVVVGVLLWSASPLLLLGAVGVLALLLLVGRLLWPQRWLIWLRLPVRSWWRGWFVYRHRWAAAMDTAGLTTSWRGTLWNPTVLTVTSTLSVDRVRVRMLPGQTVEDYAAVSDRLAQTFGATAVRVHSVPQRPHHVEVCLLTADPLTQVVEPLPIEDQVLTAGLPLALAEDGRTWRLQLVGSHVLVVGATGAGKGSVIWSLLLHLAPLIRSGLVNVWAVDPKGGMELAGGRSLFARFAHGDSDAAAGYEATFAEVLEDAVALMRRRQDRLRGVTRLHQPSTSEPLVVLVVDELAALTGWVTDRTAKKRIEAALGLLLSQGRAVGVVVVGAVQDPRKDVLPMRDLFPTRIALRLNEAEQVNLVLGPGARNRGAQADLIPDSLPGVGYVTVDGSAEPVRVRFSNVTDQDIAQLAAPALQLLPGGAA from the coding sequence GTGCGCACCCCAGCCGTCCGGGTCAGCGCTGGCCTGGTGGCGTCGGGCTGGCTGCTCCGCCGGCTGTGGCGCCTCGTGGTGGTCACGGCGGCGACCCCAGCAGCACTCGGCGGCCTGGTCCTCGTCGTGGTCGGGGTGCTGCTGTGGTCGGCGTCGCCGCTGCTCCTGCTGGGCGCAGTCGGTGTTCTCGCGCTACTGCTGCTGGTTGGTCGTCTCCTGTGGCCTCAGCGCTGGCTCATCTGGCTGCGACTGCCGGTTCGCAGCTGGTGGCGGGGCTGGTTCGTCTACCGGCACCGTTGGGCGGCGGCGATGGACACCGCCGGCCTGACCACGAGCTGGCGCGGCACGCTGTGGAACCCGACCGTCCTCACCGTCACGAGCACGCTGTCGGTCGACCGGGTGCGGGTGCGGATGCTGCCCGGCCAGACCGTCGAGGACTACGCCGCGGTCTCGGACCGGCTTGCTCAGACGTTCGGCGCGACCGCGGTCCGCGTCCACTCGGTGCCGCAGCGCCCGCATCACGTCGAGGTCTGCCTGCTCACCGCGGACCCGCTCACCCAGGTGGTCGAGCCACTCCCGATCGAGGACCAGGTCCTCACCGCGGGACTGCCGTTGGCGCTGGCCGAGGACGGCCGGACGTGGCGACTGCAGCTAGTCGGCTCCCACGTCCTCGTCGTCGGCGCCACCGGAGCCGGGAAGGGATCGGTGATCTGGTCCCTCCTGCTGCACCTGGCCCCGCTCATCCGGTCCGGCCTGGTCAACGTGTGGGCGGTCGACCCGAAGGGCGGAATGGAACTCGCAGGCGGCCGGAGCCTGTTCGCCCGCTTCGCCCACGGCGACTCCGATGCTGCCGCCGGGTACGAAGCCACGTTCGCCGAGGTGCTCGAGGACGCGGTTGCGCTGATGCGTCGTCGTCAGGACAGGCTCCGGGGCGTCACCCGCCTCCACCAGCCGTCTACCAGCGAGCCACTCGTAGTCCTGGTCGTCGACGAGCTCGCGGCGCTGACCGGCTGGGTGACCGACCGGACCGCGAAGAAGCGCATCGAAGCCGCCCTCGGACTGCTGCTCTCCCAGGGCCGGGCGGTGGGGGTCGTCGTGGTGGGGGCAGTGCAAGACCCTCGGAAGGACGTCCTTCCGATGCGGGATCTGTTCCCCACCCGGATCGCGCTGCGACTCAACGAAGCCGAACAGGTCAACCTCGTCCTCGGGCCCGGCGCCCGCAACCGCGGTGCCCAGGCCGACCTGATTCCCGACAGCCTTCCCGGCGTCGGCTACGTCACCGTCGACGGCTCCGCGGAACCCGTCCGGGTGCGATTCTCCAACGTCACCGACCAAGACATCGCGCAGCTGGCCGCGCCGGCCCTGCAGTTGCTGCCCGGCGGTGCAGCATGA